One genomic window of Rhizobium sp. Pop5 includes the following:
- a CDS encoding TetR/AcrR family transcriptional regulator, whose amino-acid sequence MAERGENGRKNDPQQTKEDILLVATEEFSTHGLAGARVDSIAEKTRTSKRMIYYYFGSKEGLYLAVLEQSYRKIRSLESDLHLSNLEPEAALRTLISTTFDHDEANPDFVRLVSIENIHHAAHMLRSEAIRDLNVSIIETIAGILERGFDQGVFRRKADPIDIHMMISAFCFFRVSNRYTFGTIFRRNLSEGETIERHRGMIADAVVSYLKS is encoded by the coding sequence ATGGCGGAACGGGGCGAAAACGGCCGAAAGAATGATCCACAGCAGACGAAGGAGGATATTCTCCTCGTCGCCACCGAGGAATTCTCGACCCATGGGCTGGCCGGCGCCCGCGTCGACTCGATCGCCGAGAAGACGCGCACCTCGAAGCGGATGATCTATTATTATTTCGGCAGCAAGGAGGGGCTCTACCTCGCCGTCCTCGAACAGTCCTATCGCAAGATCCGCTCGCTGGAATCCGATCTGCATCTCTCCAATCTCGAGCCGGAGGCGGCGTTACGGACGCTGATTTCTACGACCTTCGATCACGATGAGGCCAATCCCGACTTCGTCCGCCTCGTCAGCATCGAGAATATCCATCACGCTGCGCATATGCTGCGCTCGGAGGCGATCCGCGATCTCAACGTCTCCATCATCGAGACTATCGCCGGCATTCTGGAGCGCGGCTTCGACCAGGGCGTCTTCCGGCGCAAGGCCGATCCGATCGACATCCATATGATGATCAGCGCCTTCTGCTTCTTTCGCGTTTCGAACCGCTACACGTTCGGCACGATCTTCCGGCGTAATCTCTCCGAGGGCGAAACTATCGAACGCCATCGTGGAATGATCGCCGACGCTGTCGTCAGCTACCTGAAAAGCTGA
- a CDS encoding TRAP transporter small permease encodes MTRIIDYYFFVLKVTIALLLAAMVVLVFGNVVLRYAFNQGITSSEELSRIFFIWLTFLGAVLAMREHAHLGVDSLITRLPKPVAKLAVLLGYGMMLVATWLMISGSWTQTLINLHVSAPATGISMGVFYGAGLAFGVPALFILLWDAFAIATDRIDVTTAALVRDSEEQAALEDPAQTAFPVLKPKH; translated from the coding sequence ATGACCCGCATCATCGATTACTATTTCTTCGTGCTGAAGGTGACGATCGCCCTGCTGCTGGCGGCCATGGTGGTGCTCGTCTTCGGCAATGTCGTGCTTCGCTACGCCTTCAATCAGGGCATTACCTCCTCGGAGGAGCTGTCGCGCATTTTCTTCATATGGCTGACTTTCCTCGGCGCCGTTCTGGCGATGCGCGAGCACGCTCATCTCGGAGTGGATTCGCTGATCACGCGCCTCCCGAAACCTGTCGCCAAGCTCGCTGTGCTTCTCGGTTACGGCATGATGCTGGTCGCTACATGGCTGATGATCAGCGGCAGTTGGACCCAGACGCTGATCAATCTTCACGTCTCGGCCCCGGCGACCGGAATTTCGATGGGCGTCTTCTACGGCGCGGGGCTCGCCTTCGGCGTGCCGGCCCTTTTCATCCTGCTCTGGGACGCTTTCGCGATTGCGACCGATCGCATCGACGTGACGACCGCGGCACTTGTTCGTGACAGCGAGGAGCAGGCGGCGCTCGAAGATCCAGCGCAGACGGCCTTTCCCGTTCTGAAGCCGAAGCATTGA
- a CDS encoding bifunctional sugar phosphate isomerase/epimerase/4-hydroxyphenylpyruvate dioxygenase family protein has protein sequence MKTSIATVSLSGDLRDKLEAIAKAGFDGVEIFENDFLIFDESPKEVGRMVRDLGMEITLFQPFRDFEGMPEPLRGRTFDRAERKFDLMQEMGTDLVLVCSNVSPAALGGLDRAAADFHELGERAAKRGLRVGYEALAWGRHIHDHRDAWEIVRRADHPNIGLILDSFHTLSRKIDVNSIRSIPKEKIFIIQLADAPLIDMDLLYWSRHFRNMPGEGDLPVLDFMKAVAATGYDGYLSLEIFNDQFRGGSPNAIAVDGRRSLIYLGDQVKRQQPESALPVPAMPPRAAVEGIAFIEFTADEDEAPELEALFASLGFRKAAKHKTKRVTVFRQGAINLVVNTEQKGFASASYAVHGTSAYAAGLMVDDAEAALQRATALGAERFAQSLDAGEIEMPAVRGVGGGVLYFLDRKTDLGRIWEIEFDAIEDDAAPQPAGLQSIDHMAQTMKYEELLTWLLFYTSLVEAEKTPMVDIVDPSGIVRSQVVENREGSLRITLNGAENRNTLAGRFIAETFGSGIQHLAFRTDDIFATAAALAANGFVSLAISPNYYDDLEARFGLDAEFADRLKANNILYDRDDSGEYLQLYSPTYGEGLFFEVVERRGYRGYGAANAIFRIAALRKHLRPTGLPRA, from the coding sequence ATGAAGACATCGATTGCGACCGTTTCGCTGAGCGGCGATCTGCGCGACAAGCTGGAGGCGATCGCCAAGGCCGGTTTCGACGGGGTGGAGATTTTCGAGAACGATTTCCTGATCTTCGACGAGAGCCCGAAGGAGGTCGGCCGGATGGTGCGCGATCTCGGCATGGAGATCACGCTCTTTCAGCCGTTTCGCGATTTCGAAGGTATGCCCGAGCCGCTGCGCGGACGCACTTTCGATCGGGCAGAGCGCAAATTTGATCTCATGCAGGAGATGGGCACGGATCTCGTGCTCGTCTGCTCGAATGTTTCGCCGGCTGCCCTCGGTGGCCTTGACCGCGCGGCAGCGGATTTTCATGAACTCGGCGAGCGCGCCGCCAAACGCGGGCTGCGCGTCGGTTATGAGGCGCTCGCCTGGGGCCGCCACATTCACGACCATCGCGACGCCTGGGAGATTGTCCGGCGAGCCGATCATCCCAATATCGGCCTGATCCTCGACAGCTTTCATACGCTGTCGCGCAAGATCGACGTCAATTCGATCCGGTCTATCCCGAAGGAGAAAATCTTCATCATCCAGCTTGCTGATGCGCCGTTGATCGACATGGACCTGCTCTACTGGAGCCGGCACTTCCGCAACATGCCTGGTGAAGGCGACCTGCCGGTGCTCGACTTCATGAAGGCTGTGGCCGCAACCGGCTATGACGGCTATCTTTCGCTGGAGATCTTCAACGACCAGTTCCGCGGCGGTTCGCCAAACGCGATTGCCGTCGACGGTCGACGCTCGCTGATCTATCTCGGAGACCAGGTGAAGCGGCAGCAGCCGGAGAGCGCGCTGCCGGTGCCCGCCATGCCGCCGCGCGCTGCCGTCGAGGGCATAGCCTTCATCGAGTTCACCGCCGATGAAGACGAGGCGCCGGAACTCGAGGCCCTGTTTGCAAGCCTCGGTTTTCGCAAGGCTGCCAAGCACAAGACCAAGCGCGTCACGGTCTTCCGCCAGGGCGCCATCAATCTCGTCGTCAACACGGAGCAGAAAGGCTTTGCCAGTGCCTCTTACGCCGTCCATGGCACTTCGGCCTATGCCGCCGGGCTGATGGTCGACGATGCCGAGGCAGCCCTGCAGCGCGCGACGGCGCTCGGCGCCGAACGGTTCGCGCAATCGCTCGACGCCGGCGAGATCGAAATGCCGGCGGTGCGCGGCGTCGGCGGCGGCGTCCTTTATTTCCTCGACCGCAAGACCGATCTTGGCCGCATCTGGGAGATCGAATTCGATGCGATCGAGGACGATGCCGCTCCGCAGCCGGCTGGGCTGCAATCGATCGACCATATGGCGCAGACGATGAAATACGAGGAGCTGCTGACCTGGCTCCTGTTTTACACCTCGCTCGTCGAAGCTGAGAAGACGCCGATGGTCGATATCGTCGATCCCTCCGGCATCGTCCGCAGCCAGGTCGTGGAAAATCGAGAAGGATCTCTGCGCATCACCTTGAACGGCGCGGAAAATCGCAACACGCTGGCCGGCCGCTTCATCGCCGAAACCTTCGGCTCCGGCATCCAGCATCTCGCCTTCAGGACCGACGACATATTCGCGACCGCCGCGGCCCTTGCCGCAAACGGCTTCGTCTCGCTTGCGATTTCGCCAAACTATTATGACGATCTCGAAGCCCGCTTCGGCCTCGACGCCGAATTTGCCGATCGCCTCAAGGCCAACAATATCCTCTATGATCGCGACGATTCCGGCGAGTATCTCCAGCTCTATAGCCCAACCTATGGCGAGGGACTGTTCTTCGAGGTCGTCGAGCGGCGCGGTTATCGGGGTTATGGCGCAGCAAACGCCATCTTCAGGATCGCAGCGCTGAGGAAACATCTGAGGCCGACGGGCCTGCCCCGCGCCTGA
- a CDS encoding LacI family DNA-binding transcriptional regulator, with protein sequence MEDFSEFVGLSRPTVSKYFSDPMSVRQKTREAIEQALKKSGFRPNIFAVNLNRRRSNILGVIIPNSTDPFYMALTRRIEMIANETGFLAFVLSSDGKAEMEDRAIKTLKSMNVAGAIIAPLGVESHHATLDELGRSVPLIYVDSPLDDTSSFVGTNNRQSFNLIVDYLCRSGEPPCYFGMPHVNTNALTRQTAYLEAMEQFRVVPEIVELTDSKSWDFERFGFEEATRILTSGQGFPTRTVLCANDRVAFGVIAAAYQQGLKVGHGANYDLRVAGHDDHPLSRYACPPITTVAQNYNEIGRLAIELLLDRLGESEGPAAPAGRILLNAELMLRTSA encoded by the coding sequence ATGGAGGACTTTTCGGAGTTCGTCGGCCTGTCGCGTCCCACGGTATCGAAATATTTCAGCGATCCGATGTCGGTGCGCCAGAAGACGCGGGAGGCGATCGAGCAGGCCCTGAAGAAGTCAGGATTCCGACCGAACATATTCGCCGTCAATCTCAACCGCCGGCGCAGCAATATTCTCGGCGTCATCATTCCCAATTCCACCGACCCCTTCTACATGGCGCTTACCCGCCGCATCGAAATGATCGCCAACGAGACAGGCTTCCTCGCCTTCGTGCTGTCGTCGGACGGCAAGGCGGAAATGGAAGACCGGGCGATCAAGACCTTGAAATCGATGAATGTCGCCGGCGCGATCATCGCGCCGCTCGGCGTGGAATCCCACCACGCCACGCTCGATGAGCTTGGCCGCAGCGTACCGCTCATCTATGTGGACTCGCCGCTCGACGATACATCCTCCTTCGTCGGCACCAACAATCGCCAGAGCTTCAACCTGATCGTCGACTATCTCTGCCGTTCGGGCGAACCGCCCTGCTATTTCGGCATGCCGCATGTCAACACCAACGCCTTGACGCGCCAGACGGCCTATCTCGAGGCGATGGAGCAGTTCCGGGTGGTGCCCGAGATTGTCGAGCTTACAGATAGCAAGAGCTGGGATTTCGAGCGCTTCGGCTTCGAGGAAGCGACCCGTATCCTGACGTCGGGGCAGGGCTTCCCGACGCGCACCGTGCTCTGCGCCAATGATCGCGTCGCCTTCGGCGTCATTGCAGCCGCCTATCAGCAGGGCCTGAAGGTCGGCCACGGCGCCAATTATGATCTGCGTGTCGCCGGACATGACGACCATCCTCTCTCCCGCTATGCCTGCCCCCCGATCACGACGGTTGCGCAGAACTATAACGAGATCGGCCGGCTGGCGATCGAGCTGCTGCTCGACAGGCTCGGCGAGAGCGAGGGGCCTGCCGCGCCGGCAGGCCGCATCCTTCTCAATGCCGAACTGATGCTGCGGACCTCCGCCTGA
- a CDS encoding TRAP transporter large permease subunit, translated as MTVTIFLGALLGPMALGVPIAFALIITGVALMMYLGMFDAQIVAQNVLNGADSFPLMAVPFFLLAGEVMNTGGLSRRIVNLAMAMVGHVRGGLGFVAIFAACVLSSLSGSAVADAAALGALLFPMMLKSGHDPARAGGLLASASIIGPIIPPSIGFILYGVIGGVSITKLFLAGIFPGLMIGAALCVTWLIVARKEQFALPPKQSGAVRMKAFVESIWALMLPVIIIVGLKFGVFTPTEAGVVAAVYSLFVSMVIYRELPPSRLFEVFVAAAKITSVVMFLVACAAVSAWLITVADVPGELAALVEPLMGNQTLLLLAIMVLIVVVGTAMDMTPTILVMTPVLMPIIKQAGIDPIYFGVLFIINNSIGLITPPVGTVLNVICGVSKLSMEELMKGVIPFMIAELIVLFLLVLFPALVTAPVAWFGH; from the coding sequence ATGACCGTCACCATCTTCCTCGGCGCTCTTCTCGGCCCGATGGCGCTCGGCGTACCGATCGCCTTTGCCCTCATCATCACCGGTGTCGCGCTGATGATGTATCTTGGCATGTTCGACGCGCAGATCGTCGCGCAGAACGTGCTGAATGGCGCCGACAGCTTCCCGCTAATGGCCGTGCCCTTCTTCCTGCTTGCCGGCGAGGTGATGAATACCGGCGGCCTTTCGCGCCGCATCGTCAATCTCGCCATGGCCATGGTCGGGCATGTGCGCGGCGGCCTCGGCTTTGTCGCGATCTTCGCGGCCTGCGTTCTCTCCAGCCTTTCCGGTTCCGCCGTCGCCGATGCGGCAGCCCTCGGCGCCCTGCTCTTTCCGATGATGCTGAAATCGGGCCACGATCCGGCCCGTGCCGGCGGTCTGCTGGCTTCGGCCTCGATCATCGGCCCGATCATCCCGCCCTCGATCGGTTTCATCCTTTATGGCGTCATCGGCGGGGTCTCGATCACCAAGCTGTTTCTGGCCGGCATCTTTCCGGGCCTGATGATCGGTGCTGCCCTTTGCGTTACATGGCTGATCGTGGCACGCAAGGAACAGTTCGCCCTGCCGCCGAAACAAAGCGGCGCCGTACGGATGAAGGCGTTCGTCGAAAGCATCTGGGCGCTGATGCTTCCCGTCATCATCATCGTCGGCCTGAAATTCGGCGTGTTCACGCCGACCGAAGCCGGCGTCGTCGCGGCGGTCTATTCGCTCTTCGTGTCGATGGTCATTTATCGCGAATTGCCGCCGTCGCGGCTGTTCGAGGTCTTTGTCGCCGCTGCGAAAATCACCTCGGTGGTGATGTTCCTCGTCGCCTGCGCCGCCGTTTCAGCCTGGCTGATCACAGTCGCCGACGTGCCCGGCGAGCTTGCGGCCCTCGTCGAGCCCCTCATGGGCAATCAGACGTTGCTCTTGCTTGCGATCATGGTGCTGATCGTTGTGGTCGGTACGGCCATGGACATGACGCCGACGATTCTCGTCATGACGCCGGTGTTGATGCCCATCATCAAGCAGGCTGGGATCGACCCGATCTATTTCGGCGTGCTGTTCATCATCAACAATTCGATCGGGCTGATAACGCCGCCCGTCGGCACCGTGCTCAACGTCATTTGCGGCGTTTCCAAGCTCTCGATGGAAGAACTGATGAAGGGCGTCATCCCCTTCATGATCGCCGAACTGATCGTTCTGTTTCTGCTCGTTCTTTTCCCCGCGCTGGTGACCGCTCCGGTCGCCTGGTTCGGTCACTGA
- a CDS encoding L-iditol 2-dehydrogenase: MRLKDKVALITGGARGIGLGFAEAFAREGAQVVIADIDIDRAMKSVAAIGPAAKAMKLDVTDLSAIDTLVAAVDQEFGGIDILINNAAIFDMAPVNEITEESYDRIFSINLKGPLFMMKAVSKVMIKRSRGGKIINMASQAGRRGEALVLLYCASKAAIISATQSAALALVKYGINVNAIAPGVVDGEHWDVVDAHFAKWEGLKPGEKKAAVAKSVPIGRFATPDDIKGLAVFLASADSDYILAQTYNVDGGNWMS; the protein is encoded by the coding sequence ATGAGATTGAAAGACAAAGTCGCCCTGATCACCGGCGGCGCGCGCGGTATCGGCCTCGGCTTTGCCGAAGCCTTCGCCAGGGAAGGCGCGCAGGTCGTCATTGCCGATATCGACATCGATCGGGCGATGAAGTCGGTTGCCGCAATCGGCCCCGCCGCAAAGGCGATGAAGCTCGATGTCACCGATCTCTCGGCCATCGATACTCTGGTAGCGGCGGTTGACCAAGAGTTCGGCGGCATCGACATCCTTATCAACAATGCCGCCATCTTCGACATGGCGCCTGTCAACGAGATCACCGAGGAAAGTTACGACCGCATCTTCTCCATCAACCTGAAAGGGCCGCTCTTCATGATGAAGGCCGTCTCCAAAGTGATGATCAAGCGGAGCAGGGGCGGCAAGATCATCAATATGGCAAGCCAGGCGGGCCGTCGCGGCGAGGCACTTGTGCTGCTCTACTGCGCCTCCAAAGCGGCCATCATCTCGGCGACGCAATCGGCGGCGCTCGCCCTCGTCAAGTACGGCATCAACGTCAACGCGATCGCGCCCGGCGTTGTCGACGGCGAGCATTGGGATGTTGTGGACGCCCATTTTGCCAAATGGGAAGGGCTGAAGCCTGGCGAGAAGAAGGCGGCAGTCGCCAAATCCGTTCCGATCGGCCGTTTCGCGACGCCTGACGACATCAAGGGCCTTGCCGTCTTCCTCGCATCCGCCGACAGCGACTATATTCTTGCCCAGACCTATAATGTCGACGGCGGCAACTGGATGAGCTGA
- a CDS encoding sugar kinase, producing MPLPLRTLAPEALGPTITVGEILVEIMATTVGAGFLEPQSLTGPYPSGAPAIFIDQVARMGGAAGIIASVGDDDFGRLNVDRLRQHGVDVSAIEVSEDWPTGSAFVRYKPDGARDFVFNIAKSAAGQIALTPAAQTLVQRAGHVHVMGTALSIPGAQEVILYAIETVRARGGSVSLDPNLRKELVTDDGALESFDRVLTMADLLLPSGEELFTAAGVTDEATAVARLLEGGIGEIVVKRGEQGASFFGRDLARIDCAAFAVEEIDPTGAGDCFGAAYLTCRRKGMTPEAALLHANAAGARNVTRLGPMEGVSTFAELAALITETPRR from the coding sequence ATGCCGTTACCTCTGAGGACACTTGCGCCGGAAGCGCTCGGCCCGACCATAACAGTCGGCGAAATCCTCGTGGAGATCATGGCAACCACGGTCGGCGCAGGTTTCCTCGAGCCGCAGTCCCTGACCGGGCCCTATCCGAGCGGCGCGCCGGCCATCTTCATCGATCAGGTGGCGCGGATGGGTGGCGCGGCGGGTATCATCGCCAGTGTCGGCGATGACGATTTCGGCCGGCTGAATGTCGATCGCCTGCGCCAGCACGGCGTCGACGTCTCCGCCATCGAAGTCAGCGAGGATTGGCCGACCGGCAGCGCCTTCGTTCGCTACAAGCCGGACGGCGCGCGGGACTTCGTCTTCAACATTGCCAAGTCCGCCGCCGGCCAGATTGCTCTGACGCCTGCCGCCCAGACTCTCGTTCAGCGCGCCGGACATGTGCATGTCATGGGAACGGCTCTTTCCATTCCCGGTGCCCAAGAGGTGATCCTTTACGCCATCGAGACGGTGCGCGCTCGCGGTGGGTCGGTATCCCTCGACCCCAACCTCCGTAAGGAATTGGTGACGGATGACGGTGCTCTGGAAAGCTTCGATCGGGTGCTCACCATGGCGGATCTGTTGCTGCCCTCCGGCGAGGAGCTTTTCACGGCGGCCGGGGTGACCGATGAAGCCACCGCCGTCGCGCGACTGCTGGAGGGCGGCATCGGCGAAATCGTTGTGAAGCGGGGCGAACAGGGCGCATCCTTCTTCGGGCGGGATCTCGCGCGCATCGATTGCGCCGCCTTCGCGGTCGAGGAGATCGATCCGACCGGTGCGGGGGACTGCTTCGGCGCGGCCTATCTCACCTGCCGCCGCAAGGGCATGACCCCGGAGGCCGCCCTGCTCCACGCCAATGCGGCCGGCGCCCGCAATGTGACCCGGCTCGGGCCGATGGAAGGCGTCTCCACCTTCGCCGAGCTGGCGGCCTTGATCACTGAGACCCCGAGGAGATAG
- a CDS encoding zinc-dependent alcohol dehydrogenase family protein, whose amino-acid sequence MEAICYTEKGVAVTKALPVPELRPGHALVRVRAAGLCHTDIDVLHGRYGEGRFPLVPCHEYAGVIEAVAGDVSSLAIGARVVVDPNLPCGECRACRKGLTNLCRDLKAYGVTENGGFAEYSLVRTCHLYEIGDLDFNLAALAEPLACVLNGLSSAGLRTGPTGTENALVFGAGPIGLLLALSLKAEGVSSVTVADINEGRLAFAEKLGLETAVSGSAALADRRRAFDFVADATGIARVVEGMIDFVNDGGTVLAFGVCAPDQRISIAPFEIFRRQIRFAGSHSLNRNIPEALAILERDEGAMAQLVSHRLPLDEVLPFITKKSADPATMKVQFSVD is encoded by the coding sequence ATGGAAGCCATCTGCTATACCGAAAAAGGCGTCGCGGTGACCAAAGCGCTGCCCGTGCCCGAACTCAGGCCCGGCCATGCGCTGGTGCGCGTGCGCGCGGCCGGCCTTTGCCATACCGATATCGACGTCCTGCACGGCCGTTACGGCGAGGGCCGCTTCCCGCTGGTGCCCTGCCATGAATATGCCGGCGTGATCGAGGCGGTCGCCGGCGACGTCTCCAGCCTTGCCATCGGCGCCAGGGTCGTCGTCGATCCCAATCTTCCCTGCGGAGAATGCCGGGCCTGCCGCAAGGGGCTGACCAATCTTTGCCGCGATCTGAAGGCCTACGGCGTAACGGAAAATGGCGGTTTCGCCGAATACAGTCTCGTCAGGACCTGTCATCTCTATGAGATCGGCGATCTCGACTTCAACCTCGCCGCACTCGCCGAGCCGCTCGCCTGCGTCTTGAATGGCCTTAGCAGCGCCGGATTGCGGACAGGTCCGACGGGAACGGAAAACGCACTGGTCTTCGGCGCCGGGCCGATCGGGCTGCTGCTCGCGCTTTCCCTGAAAGCCGAAGGGGTCTCGTCGGTGACGGTCGCCGACATCAATGAGGGGCGTCTTGCCTTCGCCGAAAAGCTGGGGCTTGAGACGGCCGTCTCGGGATCGGCGGCGCTTGCGGATCGTCGCCGGGCTTTCGATTTCGTCGCCGATGCAACCGGCATCGCCCGCGTCGTCGAAGGCATGATCGACTTCGTCAACGACGGCGGCACGGTTCTCGCCTTCGGCGTCTGCGCCCCCGATCAGCGCATTTCCATCGCGCCCTTCGAGATCTTCCGGCGCCAGATCCGTTTTGCCGGCTCTCATTCGCTAAACCGCAACATTCCCGAGGCACTGGCCATCCTCGAACGGGACGAAGGCGCGATGGCGCAACTGGTTTCGCATCGCCTGCCGCTCGACGAGGTGCTTCCCTTCATCACCAAGAAGTCCGCCGATCCGGCAACGATGAAAGTGCAGTTCTCCGTCGACTAG
- a CDS encoding shikimate dehydrogenase — MAETLLKPLKAGLIGSGIQASLTPAMHMKEGTAQGLDYVYELIDLAKLETSPADLPALLEDAEKRGLAGLNITHPCKQIVIPLLDDLSPEARALGAVNTVVLKDNRRFGHNTDWWGFAESFRRGLPQADLSSAVQLGAGGAGVATAYAILTLGLKSLTVFDREHQRAVDLAETMSALVPDASITAGSDLEAAMKTASGLIHATPTGMAKYPGTPLPPDLLQERHWVAEIVYFPLETELLRQARQRGCRTLDGGGMAVFQAVGAFRLITGREPDAGRMLAHFKTMTT; from the coding sequence ATGGCCGAGACACTCCTGAAACCGTTGAAGGCGGGGCTGATCGGCTCCGGCATCCAAGCCTCGCTGACGCCTGCCATGCATATGAAAGAGGGTACCGCGCAGGGGCTGGACTACGTCTACGAACTGATCGATCTCGCCAAGCTGGAGACATCGCCGGCCGATCTTCCGGCACTTCTCGAAGATGCAGAAAAACGCGGCCTTGCGGGCCTCAACATCACCCATCCCTGCAAGCAGATCGTCATCCCGTTGCTGGACGATCTATCACCCGAAGCCCGGGCGCTCGGCGCCGTCAATACCGTGGTGCTGAAGGATAACAGGCGCTTCGGCCACAATACCGACTGGTGGGGTTTTGCCGAGAGTTTCCGGCGCGGGCTGCCGCAAGCCGATCTTTCCTCGGCCGTGCAACTCGGAGCCGGCGGAGCGGGTGTCGCGACCGCCTATGCGATCCTGACGCTCGGCCTGAAGAGCCTGACGGTCTTCGATCGCGAGCATCAGCGCGCTGTCGATCTGGCAGAAACGATGTCCGCGCTCGTTCCCGATGCGTCGATCACCGCCGGCAGTGACCTTGAAGCCGCAATGAAGACGGCGTCCGGGCTGATCCACGCGACGCCGACCGGCATGGCCAAATATCCCGGCACGCCGCTTCCGCCCGACCTTCTGCAAGAGCGGCATTGGGTCGCCGAGATCGTCTACTTCCCCTTGGAGACCGAGCTATTGCGGCAGGCAAGGCAGCGCGGCTGCCGGACGCTTGATGGCGGCGGCATGGCGGTGTTCCAGGCGGTCGGCGCCTTTCGCCTGATCACCGGTAGGGAACCTGATGCGGGCCGCATGCTTGCTCACTTCAAGACCATGACGACTTAA
- a CDS encoding TRAP transporter substrate-binding protein: MLNRLTKLALGLAPPIALLASPAMAEIREHSLKFAAANNKGHPQVMGMEKFAELVKEKSGGKIEVKLFPGGVLGGDVQTVSALQGGVIEMTVLNAGILSSNIKQFGAVDLPFLFNSGEEADKIMDGAFGTGLMKLLPDTGLVGLAYWELGFRNLTNNRHAVTKLEDIKGLKIRTIQSPIPIELFNSLGANAVPLPYTELYTALETGTVDGQENPAANIVNAKFYEVQKYMTVTRHQYNPQIVLISKKFWDGLNDEEKAIFQSAATEARDYQRKVSREQDAKAMGEIKKTGMEVAELSPEETQKLRDAVKPLIDKFAAQIGADTVTQLFKELDAVRGK; the protein is encoded by the coding sequence ATGCTGAATAGATTGACGAAGCTGGCGCTGGGACTGGCGCCGCCCATTGCGCTCTTGGCGAGCCCAGCAATGGCCGAAATCCGTGAACACAGCCTCAAATTCGCCGCCGCCAACAACAAGGGCCATCCACAGGTCATGGGCATGGAAAAGTTCGCCGAGCTGGTGAAGGAAAAGAGCGGCGGCAAGATCGAGGTCAAGCTGTTTCCGGGCGGCGTGCTCGGCGGCGATGTCCAGACGGTATCGGCCCTGCAGGGCGGCGTCATCGAGATGACGGTGCTCAACGCCGGCATTCTCTCGAGCAACATCAAACAGTTCGGCGCCGTCGACCTGCCGTTCCTCTTTAATAGCGGCGAAGAAGCCGACAAGATCATGGACGGCGCCTTCGGCACTGGCCTGATGAAGCTGCTGCCCGACACCGGGCTCGTCGGTCTCGCCTATTGGGAACTCGGCTTCCGCAACCTCACAAACAACCGCCATGCCGTCACCAAGCTCGAGGATATCAAGGGCCTGAAGATCCGCACGATCCAGTCGCCGATCCCGATCGAGCTCTTCAACAGTCTCGGTGCCAATGCGGTGCCCCTGCCCTATACGGAACTCTATACGGCGCTTGAGACCGGCACCGTCGACGGCCAGGAGAACCCGGCCGCCAACATCGTCAACGCCAAGTTCTACGAAGTGCAGAAGTACATGACGGTCACCCGTCACCAGTACAATCCGCAGATCGTGCTTATCAGCAAGAAGTTCTGGGACGGATTGAACGATGAAGAGAAAGCGATCTTCCAGTCCGCCGCGACGGAAGCCCGCGACTATCAGCGCAAGGTTTCCAGGGAGCAGGACGCCAAGGCGATGGGGGAAATCAAGAAGACCGGCATGGAAGTGGCCGAACTCAGCCCGGAAGAAACACAGAAGCTGCGCGACGCCGTCAAGCCGCTGATCGACAAGTTTGCGGCGCAGATCGGCGCCGATACGGTCACGCAGCTCTTCAAGGAACTCGACGCGGTTCGCGGCAAGTAA